One segment of Stappia sp. 28M-7 DNA contains the following:
- the gltA gene encoding citrate synthase translates to MSDNTAKLTMGDKSWDLKVRPGSIGPDVVDIASLYAQTGCFTYDPGFTSTASCESAITYIDGDEGTLLYRGYPIEQLAEHGDFLESCYLLLYGELPTKAQKDDFVHRVTYHTMIHEQMSRFFTGFRRDAHPMAIMVGTVGALSAFYHDSTDISDPHQRMVASLRMIAKMPTLAAMAYKYHVGQPFVYPRNDLDYASNFLHMCFAVPCEEYKVNPVLARAMDRIFILHADHEQNASTSTVRLAGSSGANPFACIAAGIACLWGPAHGGANEAALNMLSEIGSVDRIPEYIARAKDKNDPFRLMGFGHRVYKNYDPRARIMQKTTHEVLAELGIRDDPLLDVAMELEKIALNDDYFIEKKLYPNIDFYSGITLRALGFPTTMFTVLFALARTVGWIAQWKEMVEDPSQKIGRPRQLYTGAAQRDYLPVSQRR, encoded by the coding sequence ATGAGCGACAACACTGCCAAGCTGACGATGGGTGACAAGTCCTGGGACTTGAAGGTGCGTCCGGGGTCCATCGGACCCGATGTGGTCGACATTGCCTCGCTCTATGCGCAGACCGGCTGTTTCACCTACGACCCCGGCTTCACCTCGACCGCCTCGTGCGAATCCGCCATCACCTATATCGATGGCGACGAGGGTACCCTGCTGTATCGCGGCTATCCGATCGAGCAGCTGGCCGAGCACGGTGACTTCCTGGAGAGCTGCTACCTGCTGCTCTACGGCGAGCTGCCGACCAAGGCCCAGAAGGACGACTTCGTGCATCGCGTGACCTATCACACGATGATCCACGAGCAGATGAGCCGCTTCTTCACCGGCTTCCGCCGCGACGCCCACCCGATGGCGATCATGGTCGGCACCGTCGGCGCGCTCTCCGCCTTCTACCACGACTCGACCGACATCTCGGACCCGCACCAGCGCATGGTGGCGAGCCTGCGCATGATCGCGAAGATGCCGACGCTTGCGGCCATGGCCTACAAGTATCACGTCGGCCAGCCCTTCGTTTATCCGCGCAACGACCTCGACTACGCGTCGAACTTCCTGCACATGTGCTTCGCGGTGCCTTGCGAGGAATACAAGGTCAACCCCGTTCTCGCCCGCGCCATGGACCGGATCTTCATCCTCCATGCCGACCACGAGCAGAACGCCTCGACCTCGACCGTGCGTCTCGCCGGTTCCTCGGGCGCCAACCCGTTCGCCTGCATCGCGGCCGGCATCGCCTGCCTGTGGGGCCCGGCGCATGGCGGCGCCAACGAGGCAGCGCTCAACATGCTGTCGGAGATCGGCTCGGTCGACCGGATCCCGGAATACATCGCCCGCGCCAAGGACAAGAACGATCCGTTCCGTCTGATGGGCTTCGGTCATCGGGTCTACAAGAACTACGACCCGCGCGCCCGCATCATGCAGAAGACCACGCATGAAGTGCTGGCCGAGCTCGGCATCCGGGACGATCCGCTTCTCGACGTCGCCATGGAGCTGGAGAAGATCGCTCTCAACGACGACTACTTCATCGAGAAGAAGCTCTACCCGAACATCGACTTCTACTCCGGCATCACCCTGCGTGCGCTCGGCTTCCCGACCACCATGTTCACCGTGCTGTTCGCCCTCGCGCGGACCGTCGGCTGGATCGCCCAGTGGAAGGAGATGGTCGAGGATCCGTCCCAGAAGATCGGCCGCCCGCGCCAGCTCTACACCGGCGCCGCGCAGCGCGACTATCTGCCGGTCTCCCAGCGTCGCTGA
- the gltX gene encoding glutamate--tRNA ligase — translation MSSPVVTRFAPSPTGYLHIGGARTALFNWLYARRFGGKMLLRIEDTDRERSTDAAISAILDGLTWLGLDWEGEAISQFARAARHREVAESLIEKGMAYRCYATPEELTAMREEQRANGLPPRYDGRWRDRDPSEAPAGVKPAIRLKAPVDGETVIEDKVQGRVVFPNKDLDDLVLLRSDGTPTYMLAVVVDDHDMGVTHIVRGDDHLTNAARQTLIYQALGWDVPVMAHIPLIHGPDGAKLSKRHGALGVEAYRAMGYLPAAMRNYLARLGWSHGDDEIFSTQEMTGWFDLDAIGKSPSRFDFKKLENLNGHYMRAAGTDELLADFTSFLPHAENAEGLRDWLQDPAHVEMFRAALPGLKERAKTLVELADSAEYLWVQRPLAMDEKAEKLLEADDARKVLADLHARLSALETWSAEATEEAVRAYAEETDLKLGKAAQPLRAALTGRGTSPGIFDVLAVLGREESLARIADQAAG, via the coding sequence ATGAGCTCTCCCGTCGTCACGCGCTTTGCGCCCTCCCCGACCGGCTACCTGCATATCGGCGGCGCCCGCACGGCGCTGTTCAACTGGCTTTATGCCCGGCGTTTCGGCGGCAAGATGCTGCTGCGGATCGAGGACACCGACCGCGAGCGCAGCACCGATGCGGCCATCTCCGCGATCCTCGACGGCCTGACCTGGCTCGGTCTCGACTGGGAGGGCGAGGCGATCTCGCAGTTCGCCCGCGCCGCGCGCCACCGCGAGGTGGCCGAGAGCCTGATCGAGAAGGGCATGGCCTATCGCTGCTATGCGACGCCGGAAGAGCTGACGGCGATGCGCGAGGAGCAGCGCGCCAACGGCCTGCCGCCGCGCTATGACGGGCGCTGGCGCGACCGCGATCCGTCCGAGGCCCCGGCCGGCGTCAAGCCGGCGATCCGCCTCAAGGCGCCAGTCGACGGCGAGACGGTGATCGAGGACAAGGTGCAGGGCCGCGTCGTCTTCCCGAACAAGGATCTGGACGATCTGGTCCTGCTGCGCTCCGACGGCACGCCGACCTACATGCTGGCCGTCGTCGTCGACGACCACGACATGGGCGTCACCCACATCGTGCGCGGCGACGATCACCTGACCAATGCCGCCCGCCAGACGCTGATCTATCAGGCGCTCGGCTGGGACGTGCCGGTGATGGCCCATATCCCGCTGATCCACGGTCCGGACGGCGCCAAGCTGTCGAAGCGCCATGGCGCGCTCGGCGTCGAGGCCTACCGGGCCATGGGCTATCTGCCCGCCGCCATGCGCAACTATCTGGCGCGCCTCGGCTGGAGCCATGGCGACGACGAGATCTTCTCGACGCAGGAGATGACCGGCTGGTTCGATCTCGACGCCATCGGCAAGTCGCCCTCGCGCTTCGACTTCAAGAAGCTGGAGAACCTCAACGGCCACTACATGCGTGCAGCCGGCACGGACGAGTTGCTGGCCGACTTCACCAGCTTCCTGCCCCATGCGGAGAACGCCGAAGGCCTGCGCGACTGGCTGCAGGACCCGGCGCATGTCGAGATGTTCCGCGCCGCCCTGCCGGGGCTGAAGGAGCGTGCCAAGACCCTGGTGGAGCTGGCCGACAGCGCCGAGTACCTGTGGGTGCAGCGCCCGCTCGCGATGGACGAGAAGGCGGAAAAGCTGCTGGAGGCAGACGACGCGCGCAAGGTGCTCGCCGACCTGCACGCACGCCTTTCCGCGCTCGAAACCTGGAGCGCGGAAGCGACCGAGGAGGCCGTGCGCGCCTATGCCGAGGAGACCGATCTCAAGCTCGGCAAGGCGGCGCAGCCGCTGCGCGCGGCGCTGACCGGCCGGGGCACCTCGCCCGGCATCTTCGACGTGCTGGCCGTGCTCGGCCGCGAGGAATCGCTCGCCCGCATCGCCGATCAGGCCGCCGGCTGA
- the glp gene encoding gephyrin-like molybdotransferase Glp, with protein MALISVDEALSRLLGDVEPLGSETVPLALANGRVLAADLAATRTQPPFAASAMDGYAVRAADIATVPAVLKLIGEAPAGRAFSGTIGAGETVRIFTGAPLPEGSDTILIQENAERDGERVTALESAPLGRFVRPAGLDFKVGETLLSAGTRLDYRRLALAAAMNHPVLELRRRPKVAILATGDELVEPGEQPGPDQIIASNHAGIAALVEDCGGEPLQLGIASDRREHIAEKIAEARAVGADILVTLGGASVGDHDLVQEVLAASGMELGFWRIAMRPGKPLMAGRIEGMRVLGLPGNPVSSLVCGVLFLRPLIDALLGRPPRRRDAELLPLTADIGGNDQREDYLRARILRQDDGTERVAPFERQDSSMLATLTRADALVVRPPHAPPLPAGTPVPVLRLPQG; from the coding sequence ATGGCGCTGATCTCGGTCGACGAAGCCCTGTCGCGACTTCTCGGCGACGTCGAGCCGCTCGGCTCCGAGACCGTGCCGCTCGCACTGGCCAATGGCCGCGTGCTGGCTGCCGACCTTGCCGCGACCCGCACCCAGCCGCCCTTCGCCGCCTCCGCCATGGACGGCTATGCCGTGCGCGCGGCCGATATCGCCACCGTTCCGGCCGTGCTCAAGCTGATCGGCGAAGCCCCCGCGGGCCGCGCCTTCTCCGGCACCATCGGAGCGGGCGAGACCGTGCGCATCTTCACCGGCGCACCGCTTCCCGAAGGCAGCGACACGATCCTGATCCAGGAAAACGCCGAGCGCGACGGCGAGCGCGTCACCGCGCTGGAAAGCGCACCGCTCGGCCGTTTCGTGCGCCCCGCCGGGCTTGATTTCAAGGTTGGCGAAACGCTGCTGAGCGCCGGTACGCGGCTCGACTATCGCCGCCTTGCGCTGGCGGCCGCCATGAACCATCCCGTGCTTGAGCTGCGCCGCCGACCGAAGGTGGCGATCCTGGCGACGGGCGACGAACTGGTCGAACCGGGGGAGCAGCCGGGGCCCGACCAGATCATCGCCTCCAACCATGCGGGCATTGCCGCCCTGGTCGAGGATTGCGGCGGCGAGCCGCTGCAGCTCGGCATCGCCTCCGACCGGCGCGAGCATATCGCGGAGAAGATCGCCGAGGCGCGAGCCGTCGGAGCCGACATCCTCGTCACGCTTGGCGGGGCCTCCGTCGGCGACCACGATCTGGTGCAGGAAGTGCTTGCCGCCTCAGGCATGGAACTCGGCTTCTGGCGCATCGCCATGCGGCCGGGCAAGCCGCTGATGGCCGGCCGCATCGAGGGCATGCGCGTGCTCGGCCTGCCGGGCAATCCGGTCTCAAGCCTCGTCTGCGGCGTTCTCTTCCTGCGTCCGCTGATCGACGCCCTGCTCGGCCGCCCGCCGCGCCGGCGCGATGCCGAACTGCTGCCGCTGACCGCCGATATCGGCGGCAATGACCAGCGCGAGGACTATCTGCGGGCGCGCATCCTGCGCCAGGACGACGGCACGGAGCGTGTCGCCCCGTTCGAGCGGCAGGACTCCTCCATGCTGGCAACGCTCACCCGCGCCGATGCGCTGGTGGTGCGCCCGCCCCATGCGCCCCCCCTGCCCGCCGGCACGCCGGTGCCGGTCCTGCGCCTGCCGCAGGGCTGA
- the lpxB gene encoding lipid-A-disaccharide synthase, translating to MTEGAVRPLRVYVVAGEESGDQLAAPMMVAIAAQAGRPVEFMGVGGERMEAQGLKSLFPIEDIAVMGLSAVLARLPSIVRRVYQTVDDVVAAAPDVLIIVDSPDFTHNVAKRVRKRAPSIPIVDYVSPSVWAWRPGRARRMAAYVDRLLAILPFEPGVHEKLGGPPTSYVGHSLIERVGDFRPAAGERRALDEGRPVLLMLPGSRRSEVTQLLQDFRGAVEILRQAHPDLEVVLPAVLRLRPMIEEQLADWPHPPQVVTGEAAKLAAFRRAHAALAASGTVSLELAISGVPLVVAYKLDWFFRRLKDIHRIVPVARVSSMVLPNIIIGENVVPEFLDDDANPRALADAVAPLLADTPARKRQVDAFARLDAVMRLEGNESQAGAAARIVLEEVRGRTA from the coding sequence ATGACAGAAGGTGCTGTTCGCCCGCTGCGGGTCTATGTGGTGGCGGGCGAGGAGTCCGGCGACCAGCTGGCCGCACCGATGATGGTGGCCATTGCCGCGCAGGCCGGCCGGCCGGTCGAGTTCATGGGCGTCGGCGGCGAGCGCATGGAAGCGCAGGGGCTGAAGAGCCTCTTTCCCATCGAGGATATCGCGGTGATGGGTCTTTCCGCCGTTCTGGCGCGGCTGCCCTCCATCGTCCGCCGGGTTTACCAGACCGTCGACGACGTGGTCGCGGCGGCGCCCGATGTCCTGATCATCGTCGACAGTCCCGATTTCACGCATAACGTTGCCAAGCGGGTGCGCAAGCGCGCGCCCTCCATTCCCATCGTCGATTACGTCTCGCCGTCGGTCTGGGCCTGGCGGCCGGGCCGCGCGCGCCGCATGGCCGCCTATGTCGACCGGCTGCTGGCGATCCTGCCCTTCGAACCCGGCGTGCACGAAAAGCTCGGCGGCCCGCCGACCAGCTATGTCGGCCACTCGCTGATCGAGCGGGTCGGCGACTTCCGTCCCGCCGCCGGCGAGAGGAGGGCGCTGGACGAGGGGCGGCCGGTGCTGCTGATGCTGCCGGGCAGCCGGCGCAGCGAGGTCACCCAGCTGCTGCAGGATTTCCGCGGCGCGGTCGAGATCCTGCGGCAGGCGCATCCGGATCTCGAGGTGGTGCTGCCGGCGGTGCTGCGCTTGAGGCCGATGATCGAGGAACAGCTTGCCGACTGGCCGCATCCGCCGCAGGTGGTGACCGGCGAGGCGGCCAAGCTCGCTGCCTTCCGCCGGGCGCATGCCGCTCTCGCCGCCTCGGGCACTGTCTCGCTGGAGCTGGCGATCTCGGGCGTGCCGTTGGTCGTTGCCTACAAGCTCGACTGGTTCTTTCGCCGGCTCAAGGACATCCACCGCATCGTGCCGGTCGCCCGCGTCAGCTCCATGGTCCTGCCCAACATCATCATCGGCGAGAATGTCGTGCCGGAGTTCCTGGACGACGACGCCAATCCGCGCGCGCTCGCCGATGCGGTCGCCCCGCTGCTGGCCGACACCCCGGCCCGAAAGCGGCAGGTCGACGCCTTCGCCCGGCTCGACGCGGTGATGCGGCTGGAGGGGAACGAGAGCCAGGCGGGCGCCGCCGCGCGCATCGTTTTGGAAGAGGTTCGCGGCCGGACTGCCTAG
- a CDS encoding ComEC/Rec2 family competence protein, with translation MSRAGEDDDDRRALPDAAPRAVPAAAPGRTGSGSGERRWLALAPLLLADLLARRRRARAGWHETQGAGTRFAAACAESLAQGRGLAFAALAFTFGIAVYFRLPSEPLVPVLALAAILAWAGWFFAARRGVRGLVLLALALVLSGLFAGALRTALVAAPVIDRARSVTLTGFAEEVERTDRGTRLLLRVAGIERLPASAMPYRVRVSLRGDPEGERISVGEAVRLRARLMPPSAAVMPRGYDFAFRAFFDGIGATGFAFGAPSRIDLGPAPLSLRLKAGIASLRQAIAARIIAALGETTAAALAIALITGDRSLIPEQVTEALRTAGLAHILAISGLHMALFAGSVFFVVRALLALFPHLVHERRIDAWAAVAAMSAAVFYLGISGASIATQRAFLMIVLVFSGRIFSRRALTLRNVAIAVLLILAMLPEALLDPGFQMSFAAVIALIAAYEEITRRRAARERQGPMAPPGRGGLLQAATSGAAGWFWGLLLTSLIAGLATGAIGAYHFHRISPLGTLGNLLAMPVVTLVVMPFAVLALALLPFGLEALPLAAMGAGIDLVVAMATWVSNLTPEDGVIGAPSLGGTLLVVAAGLVACLAPRGYRPVALLPLAASVLLYALHRQPDMLISATGTTIAVRDAAGALRVSSRPSGFLPEVWLRAEGISVQHHGNRRIAAGDLRCDKLACLVRAHGPPGAGARHGASANAPPGPVAGPGPGPFAAGQGPPALLVSLVRDSAAFEEDCRKADIIVSALIAPPDCRARQVFDGARLARDGAVALYFSAPAASAASRSALAQASSAWQSPSGTGDALAVAVVPSYGRRRPWTPK, from the coding sequence GTGTCCCGGGCGGGCGAGGACGACGACGACAGGCGAGCGCTGCCGGATGCGGCGCCAAGGGCGGTGCCGGCAGCGGCGCCGGGACGAACGGGCAGCGGCAGTGGGGAACGCCGCTGGCTTGCGCTCGCCCCCTTGCTGCTTGCCGATCTGCTTGCCCGTCGTCGGCGAGCCCGCGCAGGATGGCACGAAACGCAAGGGGCGGGGACAAGGTTCGCAGCTGCCTGTGCCGAAAGCCTTGCGCAGGGGCGCGGGCTCGCCTTCGCCGCGCTCGCCTTCACCTTCGGCATCGCTGTCTATTTCCGCCTGCCGTCCGAGCCGTTGGTCCCCGTTCTGGCGCTTGCCGCCATTCTTGCCTGGGCCGGCTGGTTTTTCGCGGCGCGCCGCGGCGTGCGGGGCCTTGTGTTACTGGCTCTGGCGCTGGTGCTGTCGGGACTTTTCGCCGGGGCATTGCGCACCGCACTTGTTGCCGCCCCGGTGATCGATCGGGCGCGGAGCGTGACACTGACCGGCTTTGCGGAGGAGGTCGAGCGCACCGACCGCGGCACGCGGTTGCTGCTGCGCGTTGCGGGGATAGAGCGGCTGCCAGCGTCAGCAATGCCTTATCGGGTCCGCGTGTCGCTGCGCGGCGACCCCGAAGGCGAGAGGATCTCTGTCGGCGAGGCTGTACGGCTGCGCGCGAGGCTGATGCCGCCGTCGGCTGCCGTGATGCCCCGCGGCTACGACTTCGCCTTTCGTGCCTTCTTCGACGGCATCGGCGCCACCGGTTTTGCCTTCGGCGCGCCGAGCCGCATTGATCTCGGTCCCGCACCGCTGTCGCTACGGCTGAAAGCCGGGATCGCCAGTCTGCGTCAGGCGATTGCCGCGCGGATCATCGCCGCGCTCGGCGAGACGACGGCCGCCGCGCTTGCCATTGCGCTGATCACCGGCGACCGCTCTCTGATCCCAGAGCAGGTGACGGAGGCGCTGAGGACCGCCGGCCTTGCGCATATCCTGGCGATTTCCGGCCTGCATATGGCGCTGTTCGCCGGCTCGGTGTTCTTCGTCGTGCGGGCGCTTCTGGCGCTGTTCCCGCATCTGGTGCATGAGCGGCGGATCGATGCCTGGGCCGCCGTTGCGGCGATGTCGGCCGCCGTCTTCTATCTCGGCATTTCCGGTGCCTCCATCGCAACGCAGCGCGCCTTCCTGATGATCGTTCTGGTGTTTTCGGGGCGCATCTTCTCGCGGCGGGCCCTGACGCTGCGCAATGTCGCGATTGCCGTCCTGCTGATCCTTGCGATGCTGCCGGAGGCGTTGCTCGATCCCGGTTTCCAGATGTCCTTCGCCGCCGTGATCGCCCTGATCGCCGCCTATGAGGAAATAACCCGGCGGCGCGCCGCGCGCGAGCGCCAGGGGCCGATGGCGCCGCCGGGTCGTGGGGGGCTGCTGCAGGCCGCGACATCGGGCGCTGCGGGCTGGTTCTGGGGGCTTCTCCTGACCTCGCTGATCGCGGGCCTGGCGACGGGGGCCATCGGCGCCTATCACTTCCACCGAATCTCGCCGCTCGGTACGCTCGGCAACCTGCTGGCAATGCCGGTGGTGACACTCGTGGTCATGCCGTTCGCGGTGCTGGCGCTGGCCCTGCTGCCCTTCGGGCTGGAGGCCTTGCCGCTCGCGGCGATGGGCGCTGGCATCGATCTCGTGGTGGCGATGGCGACCTGGGTCAGCAACCTGACGCCGGAGGACGGGGTGATCGGCGCGCCCTCGCTTGGCGGCACGCTACTGGTGGTGGCGGCAGGGCTTGTCGCCTGCCTTGCGCCGCGGGGATATCGCCCAGTCGCCCTGCTGCCGCTTGCCGCCTCCGTCCTGCTTTATGCCCTGCATCGGCAGCCGGACATGCTGATCTCGGCCACCGGCACGACCATTGCCGTGCGCGATGCGGCCGGGGCCTTGCGCGTTTCATCGCGCCCGAGCGGGTTCCTGCCGGAGGTCTGGTTGCGGGCGGAAGGCATCAGTGTGCAGCACCACGGGAACCGGCGGATCGCGGCCGGCGACCTTCGCTGCGACAAGCTGGCCTGTCTAGTGCGCGCGCATGGTCCGCCGGGGGCGGGTGCCCGGCACGGTGCCTCCGCAAATGCACCGCCGGGACCGGTGGCAGGACCGGGGCCGGGGCCCTTTGCAGCGGGGCAAGGCCCGCCTGCGCTGCTGGTCTCGCTGGTGCGCGACAGCGCCGCCTTCGAAGAGGATTGCCGCAAGGCCGACATCATCGTCTCGGCGCTGATTGCCCCGCCCGATTGCCGGGCAAGGCAGGTGTTCGACGGGGCGCGGCTTGCCCGCGACGGCGCCGTTGCGCTCTATTTCAGTGCGCCGGCCGCCTCGGCCGCATCTCGATCAGCGCTCGCGCAAGCGTCATCGGCTTGGCAGTCGCCATCAGGCACAGGCGATGCTCTCGCTGTTGCCGTGGTCCCCAGCTACGGGCGTCGCCGACCCTGGACGCCGAAATGA
- the lexA gene encoding transcriptional repressor LexA yields MLTRKQHELLLFIHERLKETGVPPSFDEMKDALDLRSKSGIHRLITALEERGFIRRLPNRARALEIVKLPESVALGLASQRGQGFSPSVIEGSLGKTPPVETAPAPPPAANDSVEIPVMGRIAAGVPIEAIQSHSHTIAMPADLLGNGEHYALEVRGDSMIEAGILDGDTVVIRRSDSADSGDIVVALIDDEEATLKRLRKKGASVALEAANPAYETRIFGPGRVRIQGKLVSLFRRY; encoded by the coding sequence ATGTTGACGCGCAAGCAGCACGAATTGCTCCTGTTCATCCACGAACGGCTGAAGGAAACCGGTGTTCCTCCCTCGTTCGACGAGATGAAGGACGCGCTCGATCTGCGGTCCAAGTCCGGCATCCACCGGCTGATCACCGCGCTGGAAGAGCGCGGGTTCATTCGCCGCCTGCCGAACCGCGCCCGGGCGCTGGAGATCGTCAAGCTGCCGGAATCGGTTGCGCTCGGCCTTGCCTCGCAGCGCGGCCAGGGCTTCTCGCCCTCCGTCATCGAAGGATCTCTCGGCAAGACGCCGCCGGTGGAAACAGCCCCAGCCCCACCGCCCGCGGCCAATGACAGCGTCGAGATCCCGGTCATGGGCCGCATTGCCGCCGGCGTACCGATCGAGGCGATCCAGTCCCACAGCCACACCATCGCCATGCCGGCCGACCTGCTCGGCAACGGCGAGCACTACGCGCTGGAAGTGCGCGGCGATTCCATGATCGAGGCCGGCATTCTCGACGGCGACACCGTGGTGATCCGCCGTTCCGACAGCGCCGACAGCGGCGACATCGTCGTCGCCCTGATCGACGACGAGGAAGCGACGTTGAAGCGCCTGCGCAAGAAGGGCGCGTCCGTTGCGCTGGAGGCCGCAAACCCGGCCTACGAAACCCGCATCTTCGGTCCGGGACGCGTGCGCATCCAGGGCAAGCTCGTCTCGCTGTTCCGTCGCTATTGA
- a CDS encoding LpxI family protein, with the protein MNDASDTATTNGSDGAVAVICGGGKLPAEVLRAASDRGRRVVAIAIKGEADPSVEAFSPVHLGWGQIGKLASHLEREKVRDLVMIGSITRRPELREIVSDLGTMRRLPKIIASLAGGDDSLLKKVIRFFEAEGFRVVGAHEVAPQLLAQPGCMAGTPPKGEVLADLELGAATVAELGRLDIGQAAVCFHGRIIAVEGAEGTDSMLERCRELRERSRVRGKGGVLVKCAKPGQDLRVDLPTIGPGTVQRVRDAGLSGIAIEAGRVLIAERAETVALAARSGVFLFGISGKTASAQAETAR; encoded by the coding sequence ATGAACGACGCATCCGACACAGCCACGACGAACGGTAGCGACGGCGCTGTCGCGGTCATCTGCGGCGGCGGCAAGCTGCCGGCAGAGGTGCTGCGCGCGGCCAGCGACCGCGGTCGCCGCGTCGTCGCCATCGCCATCAAGGGCGAGGCGGATCCCTCCGTCGAGGCTTTCTCTCCCGTGCATCTCGGCTGGGGCCAGATCGGCAAGCTTGCCAGCCATCTGGAGCGCGAAAAGGTGCGCGATCTGGTGATGATCGGCAGCATCACCCGCCGGCCGGAGCTGCGCGAAATCGTCAGCGATCTCGGCACCATGCGCCGGTTGCCGAAGATCATCGCTTCGCTTGCCGGCGGCGACGATTCCCTGCTCAAGAAGGTCATCCGCTTTTTCGAGGCCGAGGGCTTCCGGGTCGTCGGGGCCCATGAGGTTGCGCCGCAGCTTCTGGCTCAGCCCGGCTGCATGGCCGGCACCCCGCCGAAGGGCGAGGTGCTCGCCGATCTGGAGCTGGGCGCGGCCACCGTCGCCGAGCTCGGTCGCCTCGACATCGGCCAGGCTGCCGTCTGTTTCCACGGCCGCATCATTGCCGTCGAGGGGGCGGAGGGCACCGATTCCATGCTCGAGCGTTGCCGCGAGCTGCGCGAGCGCAGCCGGGTGCGCGGCAAGGGCGGGGTGCTGGTGAAATGCGCCAAGCCCGGCCAGGATCTTCGCGTCGACCTGCCGACCATCGGTCCGGGCACCGTGCAACGCGTGCGGGACGCCGGACTTTCCGGCATCGCCATCGAGGCGGGGCGGGTGCTGATTGCCGAGCGGGCCGAGACCGTCGCGCTCGCCGCGCGCTCGGGCGTCTTTCTCTTCGGCATTTCCGGCAAGACGGCCTCGGCGCAGGCGGAGACCGCGCGATGA